One window of Phycodurus eques isolate BA_2022a chromosome 17, UOR_Pequ_1.1, whole genome shotgun sequence genomic DNA carries:
- the gnb2 gene encoding guanine nucleotide-binding protein G(I)/G(S)/G(T) subunit beta-2 isoform X2, producing the protein MSELEQLRQEAEQLRNQIRDARKACGDSTLTQITAGLDPVGRIQMRTRRTLRGHLAKIYAMHWGSDSRLLVSASQDGKLIVWDSYTTNKVRPAHSHGRDTHPDVFGEFPTLAAVCVLAESFSSVLLQMFRNLSPDTRELRFQIHAIPLRSSWVMTCAYAPSGNYVACGGLDNICSIYCLKTREGNVRISRELPGHTGYLSCCRFIDDNQIITSSGDTTCALWDIETSQQTTVFSGHTGDVMSLSLAPDLRTFVSGACDASVKLWDIRDSMCRQTFTGHESDINAICFFPNGSAFATGSDDATCRLFDLRADQELSLYCHDNIICGITSVAFSRSGRLLLAGYDDFNCNIWDAMKGDRAGVLAGHDNRVSCLGVTDDGMAVSTGSWDSFLKIWN; encoded by the exons ATGAGTGAGCTGGAGCAGCTTCGCCAGGAGGCCGAGCAGCTGAGGAACCAGATTCGA GACGCCAGGAAAGCATGCGGGGATTCGACCTTGACGCAG ATAACCGCCGGTCTGGATCCAGTGGGGCGGATACAGATGCGCACAAGACGCACCCTTCGAGGCCACCTCGCGAAGATCTATGCCATGCACTGGGGGTCAGACTCGAG GCTTCTCGTTAGCGCCTCTCAAGACGGCAAACTGATCGTGTGGGACAGCTACACCACCAACAAGGTACGCCCGGCACACTCACACGGTCGCGACACTCATCCCGACGTCTTCGGCGAATTCCCTACATTAGCGGCAGTCTGCGTTCTCGCCGAGAGTTTTTCCTCGGTGCTCCTCCAAATGTTCCGTAACTTGTCGCCTGATACGCGTGAGCTCCGTTTTCAGATCCACGCCATCCCCCTGCGCTCCTCCTGGGTGATGACCTGTGCGTACGCCCCATCTGGGAACTACGTGGCGTGTGGCGGCCTCGATAACATCTGCTCCATCTACTGCCTGAAAACACGCGAGGGGAACGTCAGGATCAGCAGGGAACTGCCCGGGCATACGG GTTACCTGTCATGTTGCCGTTTCATCGACGACAATCAAATCATCACGAGTTCAGGAGACACCACCTG CGCGTTGTGGGACATCGAGACGAGCCAGCAGACCACGGTGTTCTCGGGCCACACGGGCGACGTCATGAGTCTGTCCCTGGCGCCCGACCTGCGGACCTTTGTGTCGGGGGCCTGCGACGCCTCGGTCAAGCTGTGGGACATCAGAGACAGCATGTGTCGACAGACCTTCACCGGACACGAGTCGGATATCAACGCCATCTGC TTCTTCCCCAACGGCAGCGCCTTTGCCACGGGCTCCGACGACGCCACCTGCAGGCTGTTCGACCTGCGCGCCGACCAGGAACTCAGCCTCTATTGCCATGACAACATCATCTGCGGCATCACCTCGGTGGCTTTCTCCCGCTCGGGCCGCCTGCTGCTGGCGGGCTACGACGACTTCAACTGCAACATCTGGGACGCCATGAAGGGAGACAGAGCAG GGGTCCTCGCCGGCCATGACAATCGTGTGAGCTGTCTGGGTGTGACTGATGATGGCATGGCTGTGTCCACCGGGTCCTGGGACAGCTTCCTCAAGATCTggaactaa
- the gnb2 gene encoding guanine nucleotide-binding protein G(I)/G(S)/G(T) subunit beta-2 isoform X1 — protein MSELEQLRQEAEQLRNQIRDARKACGDSTLTQITAGLDPVGRIQMRTRRTLRGHLAKIYAMHWGSDSRLLVSASQDGKLIVWDSYTTNKIHAIPLRSSWVMTCAYAPSGNYVACGGLDNICSIYCLKTREGNVRISRELPGHTGYLSCCRFIDDNQIITSSGDTTCALWDIETSQQTTVFSGHTGDVMSLSLAPDLRTFVSGACDASVKLWDIRDSMCRQTFTGHESDINAICFFPNGSAFATGSDDATCRLFDLRADQELSLYCHDNIICGITSVAFSRSGRLLLAGYDDFNCNIWDAMKGDRAGVLAGHDNRVSCLGVTDDGMAVSTGSWDSFLKIWN, from the exons ATGAGTGAGCTGGAGCAGCTTCGCCAGGAGGCCGAGCAGCTGAGGAACCAGATTCGA GACGCCAGGAAAGCATGCGGGGATTCGACCTTGACGCAG ATAACCGCCGGTCTGGATCCAGTGGGGCGGATACAGATGCGCACAAGACGCACCCTTCGAGGCCACCTCGCGAAGATCTATGCCATGCACTGGGGGTCAGACTCGAG GCTTCTCGTTAGCGCCTCTCAAGACGGCAAACTGATCGTGTGGGACAGCTACACCACCAACAAG ATCCACGCCATCCCCCTGCGCTCCTCCTGGGTGATGACCTGTGCGTACGCCCCATCTGGGAACTACGTGGCGTGTGGCGGCCTCGATAACATCTGCTCCATCTACTGCCTGAAAACACGCGAGGGGAACGTCAGGATCAGCAGGGAACTGCCCGGGCATACGG GTTACCTGTCATGTTGCCGTTTCATCGACGACAATCAAATCATCACGAGTTCAGGAGACACCACCTG CGCGTTGTGGGACATCGAGACGAGCCAGCAGACCACGGTGTTCTCGGGCCACACGGGCGACGTCATGAGTCTGTCCCTGGCGCCCGACCTGCGGACCTTTGTGTCGGGGGCCTGCGACGCCTCGGTCAAGCTGTGGGACATCAGAGACAGCATGTGTCGACAGACCTTCACCGGACACGAGTCGGATATCAACGCCATCTGC TTCTTCCCCAACGGCAGCGCCTTTGCCACGGGCTCCGACGACGCCACCTGCAGGCTGTTCGACCTGCGCGCCGACCAGGAACTCAGCCTCTATTGCCATGACAACATCATCTGCGGCATCACCTCGGTGGCTTTCTCCCGCTCGGGCCGCCTGCTGCTGGCGGGCTACGACGACTTCAACTGCAACATCTGGGACGCCATGAAGGGAGACAGAGCAG GGGTCCTCGCCGGCCATGACAATCGTGTGAGCTGTCTGGGTGTGACTGATGATGGCATGGCTGTGTCCACCGGGTCCTGGGACAGCTTCCTCAAGATCTggaactaa